One genomic segment of Sander lucioperca isolate FBNREF2018 chromosome 10, SLUC_FBN_1.2, whole genome shotgun sequence includes these proteins:
- the LOC116066575 gene encoding uncharacterized protein LOC116066575 isoform X1, which translates to MLVKVRFGSSQKYVKVAETEEGYEDYNTFIQKVIGKLGLPVQTELHLTDKSGTEVDADVFEELLQAGDLTINVSTEKSTVVLQQDLAESSFELNVSDTLSSVPSDATIILEKDSGVKRTHADRESAEAMVRDILQSKPGGEKVLHEYGKTKTLTDGTRRHMINLLVADMIEVHGRIPPTYVRTKYAFGIITLFPYLSDPYSKNGYEHFYDADSGSGYLVLRIKTVQRTTAFQSRRCSTTTTYKDGPKSKRDFLLTDKQLFGEECREVISILKHTTDESVVKEKMRATFQYHQTLVQDQQNSSTVLDVFPRFLDTPGLIDQDFTMMFGEEVSARFLAKWLTYFKPRILAHCKNCNEYVEDLLSGHQSSDVSGWDIDLSSILLLVHLLPPTAKGPKKSPKISSHQAVKHVVRYLRIGASVEIFLESLEPGQPILLCVGEQKSNLQRFYIIVDHKAIPCKAQTSLAAFDELFKAHFVFSVNYQESLNSFYTFIQTTVFNIDVGSTKESPRVKELRARLLNTSI; encoded by the exons ATGTTGGTCAAGGTGAGATTTGGTTCAAGTCAGAAGTATGTGAAGGTGGCAGAGACCGAAGAAGGCTATGAAGACTACAATACATTTATTCAGAAAG TAATAGGAAAATTAGGTCTTCCTGTACAGACAGAGTTGCACTTGACAGATAAATCAGGGACAGAGGTGGATGCAGATGTGTTTGAGGAACTTTTACAAGCAGGGGACCTTACCATCAATGTGTCGACAGAAAAGTCTACAG TTGTGCTTCAACAAGATCTAGCAGAAAGTTCTTTTGAGTTGAATGTGTCGGACACCTTATCCTCTGTGCCATCTGATGCAACAATAATTCTTGAGAAAGATAGTGGAGTGAAAAGGACCCATGCCGATCGGGAATCAGCAGAAGCG atgGTGAGAGATATTCTTCAGTCCAAGCCAGGGGGAGAAAAAGTGTTGCATGAATATGGCAAAACGAAGACACTGACGGATGGTACACGGCGACATATGATAAACCTACTGGTGGCTGACATGATTGAAGTTCATGG GAGGATCCCACCAACCTATGTGCGAACAAAATACGCTTTTGGCATCATCACCCTATTTCCTTACCTCAGTGATCCTTACTCAAAAAATGGATAT GAGCACTTCTATGATGCTGACAGTGGATCTGGTTATTTGGTCTTGAGGATAAAGACAGTCCAGCGCACCACTGCATTTCAGTCCCGGAGATGCTCAACCACCACAACCTATAAAGATGGTCCGAAGAGCAAGAGGGATTTTCTCCTAACTGACAAGCAACTGTTTGGCGAGGAATGCCGCGAGGTAATTTCAATATTGAAGCATACAACCGATGAATCGGTTGTCAAAGAGAAAATGAGGGCAACATTTCAATACCATCAGACACTAGTTCAAGACCAGCAAAACTCCTCAACAGTCCTGGATGTTTTCCCACGTTTTCTTGATACACCTGGCTTg ATTGACCAAGACTTTACCATGATGTTTGGAGAGGAGGTTTCTGCCAGATTCTTGGCAAAATGGCTCACTTACTTCAAACCCAGGATCCTGGCACACTGCAAGAATTGTAATGAGTATGTTGAGGACCTCTTGTCTGGGCATCAATCCTCAGATGTGTCTG GCTGGGACATTGACCTGTCAAGCATCCTACTGCTGGTTCACCTACTTCCCCCTACTGCAAAAGGACCCAAGAAGAGTCCTAAAATTAGCTCACATCAAGCAGTCAAACATGTTGTGAGATATTTGAGG aTTGGCGCCAGTGTTGAGATCTTCCTTGAGAGTTTGGAACCAGGACAGCCCATCCTCCTGTGTGTCGGTGAACAGAAGAGCAACCTCCAAAGATTCTATATCATTGTTGACCATAAGGCCATCCCTTGCAAGGCTCAGACATCCCTGGCAGCTTTCGATGAACTCTTCAAGGCCCACTTCGTCTTCAGTGTTAACTACCAAGAATCCCTTAACAGCTTCTACACATTCATCCAAACCACTGTGTTCAACATTGATGTGGGAAGTACCAAGGAAAGTCCCCGTGTGAAGGAGCTCAGAGCAAGACTGCTGAACACAAGTATCTGA
- the LOC116066575 gene encoding uncharacterized protein LOC116066575 isoform X2: protein MLVKVRFGSSQKYVKVAETEEGYEDYNTFIQKVVLQQDLAESSFELNVSDTLSSVPSDATIILEKDSGVKRTHADRESAEAMVRDILQSKPGGEKVLHEYGKTKTLTDGTRRHMINLLVADMIEVHGRIPPTYVRTKYAFGIITLFPYLSDPYSKNGYEHFYDADSGSGYLVLRIKTVQRTTAFQSRRCSTTTTYKDGPKSKRDFLLTDKQLFGEECREVISILKHTTDESVVKEKMRATFQYHQTLVQDQQNSSTVLDVFPRFLDTPGLIDQDFTMMFGEEVSARFLAKWLTYFKPRILAHCKNCNEYVEDLLSGHQSSDVSGWDIDLSSILLLVHLLPPTAKGPKKSPKISSHQAVKHVVRYLRIGASVEIFLESLEPGQPILLCVGEQKSNLQRFYIIVDHKAIPCKAQTSLAAFDELFKAHFVFSVNYQESLNSFYTFIQTTVFNIDVGSTKESPRVKELRARLLNTSI, encoded by the exons ATGTTGGTCAAGGTGAGATTTGGTTCAAGTCAGAAGTATGTGAAGGTGGCAGAGACCGAAGAAGGCTATGAAGACTACAATACATTTATTCAGAAAG TTGTGCTTCAACAAGATCTAGCAGAAAGTTCTTTTGAGTTGAATGTGTCGGACACCTTATCCTCTGTGCCATCTGATGCAACAATAATTCTTGAGAAAGATAGTGGAGTGAAAAGGACCCATGCCGATCGGGAATCAGCAGAAGCG atgGTGAGAGATATTCTTCAGTCCAAGCCAGGGGGAGAAAAAGTGTTGCATGAATATGGCAAAACGAAGACACTGACGGATGGTACACGGCGACATATGATAAACCTACTGGTGGCTGACATGATTGAAGTTCATGG GAGGATCCCACCAACCTATGTGCGAACAAAATACGCTTTTGGCATCATCACCCTATTTCCTTACCTCAGTGATCCTTACTCAAAAAATGGATAT GAGCACTTCTATGATGCTGACAGTGGATCTGGTTATTTGGTCTTGAGGATAAAGACAGTCCAGCGCACCACTGCATTTCAGTCCCGGAGATGCTCAACCACCACAACCTATAAAGATGGTCCGAAGAGCAAGAGGGATTTTCTCCTAACTGACAAGCAACTGTTTGGCGAGGAATGCCGCGAGGTAATTTCAATATTGAAGCATACAACCGATGAATCGGTTGTCAAAGAGAAAATGAGGGCAACATTTCAATACCATCAGACACTAGTTCAAGACCAGCAAAACTCCTCAACAGTCCTGGATGTTTTCCCACGTTTTCTTGATACACCTGGCTTg ATTGACCAAGACTTTACCATGATGTTTGGAGAGGAGGTTTCTGCCAGATTCTTGGCAAAATGGCTCACTTACTTCAAACCCAGGATCCTGGCACACTGCAAGAATTGTAATGAGTATGTTGAGGACCTCTTGTCTGGGCATCAATCCTCAGATGTGTCTG GCTGGGACATTGACCTGTCAAGCATCCTACTGCTGGTTCACCTACTTCCCCCTACTGCAAAAGGACCCAAGAAGAGTCCTAAAATTAGCTCACATCAAGCAGTCAAACATGTTGTGAGATATTTGAGG aTTGGCGCCAGTGTTGAGATCTTCCTTGAGAGTTTGGAACCAGGACAGCCCATCCTCCTGTGTGTCGGTGAACAGAAGAGCAACCTCCAAAGATTCTATATCATTGTTGACCATAAGGCCATCCCTTGCAAGGCTCAGACATCCCTGGCAGCTTTCGATGAACTCTTCAAGGCCCACTTCGTCTTCAGTGTTAACTACCAAGAATCCCTTAACAGCTTCTACACATTCATCCAAACCACTGTGTTCAACATTGATGTGGGAAGTACCAAGGAAAGTCCCCGTGTGAAGGAGCTCAGAGCAAGACTGCTGAACACAAGTATCTGA